From the genome of Pelmatolapia mariae isolate MD_Pm_ZW linkage group LG12, Pm_UMD_F_2, whole genome shotgun sequence, one region includes:
- the LOC134639139 gene encoding E3 ubiquitin-protein ligase TRIM35-like translates to MAEKFGLFLNYLSCHVCSETFRDPVSLSCNHSFCSSCLQKFWEQTKNKNCPICKRKSSKDYPIVNFTLKELADLFAGREKSGSSETQKGEKKLTAVCSKHEKVPKLFCVDEQRAVCPVCEFSLHQSHKVVPVEEAVSDLKEQLKSDLKSLQDKRNKYKQVEETYNEMREHVKKQLLSTERQIRAEFNKLQHFLKEEEESRLAALREEEEQKGRTISREMKMIEEQISSLSDSICAVEEELQKHSVPFLSSYKDTQSRARAQSSVSDPQLVSGALIDVAKHLGNLSFRVWEKMKEKVHFSPVILDPNTAYHWLYLSDDLTSVRCGVTRQQLPDNPERNTYSATVFGSEGFSSGKHSWEVEVGDHPVWHVGLVKESADRKGECFASPKYEIWSVVHRSGKYTNGLSRTVKVKKSLQRIRVQLDYDRGEVSFFDPEDMTHIYTHRDTFTEKLLPYFSIGNAGDAKTSDIKICQTDLTVMSFFDSF, encoded by the coding sequence ATGGCTGAGAAATTCGGACTTTTTCTAAATTACCTGAGCTGCCATGTGTGTTCAGAGACTTTCAGAGatcctgtgtctctgagctgcaaCCACAGCTTCTGTTCAAGCTGCCTGCAGAAATTCTGggaacaaactaaaaacaaaaattgtcccatttgtaaaagaaaatcttcaAAGGATTATCCTATTGTGAACTTTACTCTGAAAGAACTTGCTGATTTGTTTGCTGGAAGAGAGAAATCTGGATCATCTGAGACacaaaaaggagagaagaaattaACAGCAGTGTGCAGTAAACACGAGAAGGTGCCTAAACTGTTCTGTGTGGACGAGCAGAGGGCTGTGTGTCCTGTGTGTGAGTTTTCTCTCCACCAGAGTCACAAAGTGGTTCCTGTAGAAGAAGCAGTCAGTGACctgaaggagcagctgaaatctGACTTAAAGTCTCTGCAGGACAAGaggaacaaatacaaacaagtgGAGGAAACATACAATGAAATGAGGGAACACGTGAAGAAGCAGCTGTTgtccacagagaggcagatcagAGCAGAGTTCAACAAGCTCCAACATTtcctgaaagaggaagaggagtccagactggcagctctgagggaggaagaggagcagaaggggAGGACTATCAGCAGAGAGATGAAGATGATTGAGGAGCAGATCTCCTCTCTGTCAGACAGCATCTGTGCTGTTGAAgaagagctgcagaaacacagcgtGCCATTCCTCAGCAGTTATAAAGACACTCAGAGCAGAGCCAGAGCCCAGAGCTCAGTGTCAGATCCACAGCTGGTCTCAGGAGCACTGATAGATgtggccaaacacctgggcaacctgtccttcagagtgtgggagaagatgaaggagaaggtCCACTTCAGTCCTGTCATcctggacccaaacactgcatACCACTGGCTCTATCTGTCTGAtgatctgaccagtgtgagatGTGGAGTCACaagacagcagcttcctgataatccagagagaaACACTTATTCTGCCACTGTTTTTGGCTCTGAGGGTTTCAgctcagggaaacacagctgggaggtggaggtgggagaCCATCCTGTCTGGCATGTGGGTTTAGTTAAAGAGTCAGCTGACAGGAAGGGAGAATGTTTTGCTTCACCAAAATATGAAATCTGGTCTGTTGTACATCGCAGTGGAAAATACACTAATGGTCTTAGTCGGACTGTGAAAGTGAAGAAGAgtctccagaggatcagagtccAGCTGGACTATGACAGGGGGGAGGTGTCCTTCTTTGACCCTGAAGACATGACTCACATCTACACTCACAGAGACACTTTCACTGAGAAACTCCTCCCATATTTCAGTATTGGAAACGCAGGAGACGCCAAAACCTCTGATATCAAAATCTGTCAGACAGATCTCACAGTAATGTCATTCTTTGATTCTTTTTAA
- the LOC135933690 gene encoding E3 ubiquitin-protein ligase TRIM35-like yields the protein MDEKVLENYLSCHVCSETFRHPVSLSCNHSFCSSCLQKFWEQTKNKSCPICKRKSSKDHPIVNFALKELADLFAGRNKSGSSETERGEKKLTAVCSKHEEVPELFCVDEQRVVCTVCQFSHYQSHKVVPVEEAVSDLKEQLKSDLKSLQDKRNKYKQVEETYNEMIQHSKKQLLSTERQIRAEFNKLQQFLNEEEESKLAALREEEEQKGRTITREMKMIEEQISSLSDSICAVEEELQKHSVPFLSSYKDTQSRARAQSSVSDPQLVSGALIDVAKHLGNLSFRVWEKMKEKVHFSPVILDPNTANTYLYLSDDLTSVRRGDTKQQLPHNPERNTKYACIFGSEGFSSGKHIWEVETVTVKKSLQRIRVQLDYDTGEVSFFDPEDMTHIYTHRDAFTEKLFPYFSIGKAGNAKTF from the exons ATGGATGAAAAAGTTCTTGAAAATTACCTGAGCTGCCATGTGTGTTCAGAGACTTTCAGACatcctgtgtctctgagctgcaaCCACAGCTTCTGTTCAAGCTGCCTGCAGAAATTCTGggaacaaactaaaaacaaaagctgtccCATTTGTAAGAGAAAATCTTCAAAGGATCATCCTATTGTCAACTTTGCGCTGAAAGAACTTGCTGATTTGTTTGCTGGAAGAAACAAATCTGGATCATCTGAGACAGAAAGAGGGGAGAAGAAACTAACAGCAGTGTGCAGCAAACATGAGGAAGTGCCTGAACTGTTCTGTGTGGACGAGCAGAGagttgtgtgtacagtgtgtcAGTTTTCTCACTACCAGAGTCACAAAGTGGTTCCTGTAGAAGAAGCAGTCAGTGACctgaaggagcagctgaaatctGACTTAAAGTCTCTGCAGGACAAGaggaacaaatacaaacaagtgGAGGAAACATACAATGAAATGATTCAACACTCCAAGAAGCAGCTGTTgtccacagagaggcagatcagAGCAGAGTTCAACAAGCTCCAGCAGTTCCTGAACGAGGAAGAGGAGTCCAAACTGGCAgctctgagggaggaagaggagcagaaggggAGGACTATCACCAGAGAGATGAAGATGATTGAGGAGCAGATCTCCTCTCTGTCAGACAGCATCTGTGCTGTTGAAgaagagctgcagaaacacagcgtGCCATTCCTCAGCAGTTATAAAGACACTCAGAGCAGAGCCAGAGCCCAGAGCTCAGTGTCAGATCCACAGCTGGTCTCAGGAGCACTGATAGATgtggccaaacacctgggcaacctgtccttcagagtgtgggagaagatgaaggagaaggtCCACTTCAGTCCTgtcattctggacccaaacactgcaaacaCCTATCTCTATCTGTCTGAtgatctgaccagtgtgagacGTGGAGACACAAAGCAGCAGCTTCCTCATAATCCAGAAAGAAACACTAAGTATGCCTGTATCTTTGGCTCTGAGGGCTTCAGTTCAGGGAAACACATctgggaggtggag ACTGTGACAGTGAAGAAGAgtctccagaggatcagagtccAGCTGGACTATGACACGGGGGAGGTGTCCTTCTTTGACCCTGAAGACATGACTCACATCTACACTCACAGAGACGCTTTCACTGAGAAACTCTTCCCATATTTCAGTATTGGAAAGGCAGgaaatgcaaaaacattttga